The genomic region AGGAAGATCATCCGAAGGTGGAGGATGTGTACTGGATTATTGAGGTGGCCGATAGTACCCTGAGAAGGGATTTAGAGGTGAAGGCGTTTGAATATGGGCGATCGCAGATTCAAGAGTGTTGGGTGTTAAATCTCAATCATCGTCAGTTGTATGTCTATCGAGAACCCGGAAAGGCTGGATATCAGCAGCAGAGTATTCTTGGAGAAGAGAAAGATGTCTCTCCTGTCCAGTTTCCAGGCTGTCGGATTCAGGTGAAGGAATTGTTACGTTCACAAAACCCCTAGATTGAGTTTGACTATGCTCCACAGACTGTATATCAATCATTTCAGATGTCTAGAAAATTTTGAATTATTGAGTGGTTGACGATTTATAATGACACCTCAGGATGTTGTTGTTAATGAAGTATAAGTATAGGGTTTAGCGATGTTCACTTGGAATAAGATCCGCAGTCCTAACCGTTCAAACCAGGGCATTCCTAAACCCCATCTCATTTTCACCATAAAGTAGTATTCCAGTAGTTCTTTACCCCAAACCACCCAACGACCTTTGAGAGCATAGGAATTTTGAGGCTCTTCTAAACTGGGATCGGGCAGTACCGGAATCGCCACATAGACAATGCCGGTCTCTCCATATTCCGCTAAACAGACGGATTCTAGGGTCGGACGCTGGAAGGGGGCAGAAACCGCTCCACTAGCTACGGCAATATTGTGAGCAACAGCAACAGCCATCGCTTCCGTCATGGCTCCACTTTTGGGTAAACCAATGGGAATGGGCGTTTTATCGGGTTGGTCGAGAGCCACTGCCACTCCTAGGGCATAAATAGAGGGAAAATCCCGATGGCGATAGGTGGGATTTACGGGAATAAAGCCTTTGGCGTTCGCAACGTCTGGCAGTTGTTGCAGGAATTTAGCTCCTCGGAAGGACGGTAAAATCATGGAGTAGCTAAAGGGGAGTTGTTGACCGGTTTTGAGGGTAATTTTGTCTGGGGTAATGGCTGTAATTTCGGCATTGGTAAAGGTTTCTATCCCTCGTTCTTTGAGGAGTTCGCTGGTGTATTCTTTGGCATTTTTGACATCACTTACGCCTAAGTGGCCGATGTAGGGTTCTGGGGTAACGTAGGTGAGGGTGACTCGATCTCGTAATCCTCGACGGCGTAATTCTGAATCTGCCATCAGTAGAAATTCGTAGGCAGGGCCAAAACAACCGGCTCCAGGGGCTGCTCCAACGACTAGGGGGCCAGGATTTTCCAGGTATTTTACCCAGGCTTCCCGCGCATGGATGGCGTGATCTGGGGTACAAACGGATTGGGTATAACCGCCATGGGGGCCGAGTCCAGGGATTGCGTCAAAAGCAAAGGAGGCTCCGGTGGCGATCGCTACATAGTCATAGTTGACAGTTTCTCCCTCTTCTACGGTAATGGTTTGGGTATGGGGGTTGAGAGCGGTGACTTTGTGGTTAATCCATTCAATTCCCAAACGTTTGAGGTGGGGTTCGAGATCGATTTGAATCGATTCTAACGAGGCCATACCTAGGGTGACTCGAATTAATCCAGGGATAAAGGTGAAATGGGAGTGATCGCTAATGAGGATGAGGCGATCGCTCTTAGGCAGTAAGCTGCGTAATTCATGTACTGCTGGAAGTCCACCTAAACCTGCCCCAATTACTACAACGTTTGTCATCGTTTTTTCTCCAAAGCTTGCCTATCTACTGAACTGTGCCCCCCCAACAAGAGGCGAGTTAATAAAAATCTGATATTAATATAACTATATGGTGATCTTATGAAAAATGCAAGGTTTCCTAATCATTACCCTGTAGTTTCAGTCTGTAGGAGTGGAAGGGTTAACCCAAAAAGCCTAAAAAAAAAGATTGTATTTTGCACGTATGAGTACATATAGCTAACATAAACGCTTGACAACCAAATAGCGATGTTATAGCCTTAAGAAAGGAGGGACAACGGAGACAACCACCCTGACCACTGAAACAGAAGACAGAGGATTATGAATTACCACTTTAGTATTGTTTTAAATACAACCCTGGAAGAGGCGATCGCCCAAGTCACCGATGCCCTAAAACAAGAAGGATTTGGGATTTTAACCGAAATCAATGTCCAAAACGCCTTCGCCAAACATGGTATAGATTTTCATGACTATCGGATTCTCGGTGCGTGTCATCCCCAACTTGCCCATCGTGCCCTACAAGCCGATGACAAAGCGGGAACCCTCTTTCCTTGCAATGTTGTGGTGCAAGAGAGGGGAGAAGGAGCGGTTGAAGTCTCTGCGGTTAACCCCTTGGGAATGCTCAAAGCAGTTGAACATCCTGATGTCCAAGCTATGGCTGAAGAAGCCAGTCAGAAAATGGAAGCCGTTATTCGCTCTCTGAAAACGCCAGTGTTAACTGCATAGCAGTGAAAAGGGGCACTTTTAAGGGGAAAAATAC from Roseofilum reptotaenium CS-1145 harbors:
- a CDS encoding DUF302 domain-containing protein, which encodes MNYHFSIVLNTTLEEAIAQVTDALKQEGFGILTEINVQNAFAKHGIDFHDYRILGACHPQLAHRALQADDKAGTLFPCNVVVQERGEGAVEVSAVNPLGMLKAVEHPDVQAMAEEASQKMEAVIRSLKTPVLTA
- a CDS encoding NAD(P)/FAD-dependent oxidoreductase, with amino-acid sequence MTNVVVIGAGLGGLPAVHELRSLLPKSDRLILISDHSHFTFIPGLIRVTLGMASLESIQIDLEPHLKRLGIEWINHKVTALNPHTQTITVEEGETVNYDYVAIATGASFAFDAIPGLGPHGGYTQSVCTPDHAIHAREAWVKYLENPGPLVVGAAPGAGCFGPAYEFLLMADSELRRRGLRDRVTLTYVTPEPYIGHLGVSDVKNAKEYTSELLKERGIETFTNAEITAITPDKITLKTGQQLPFSYSMILPSFRGAKFLQQLPDVANAKGFIPVNPTYRHRDFPSIYALGVAVALDQPDKTPIPIGLPKSGAMTEAMAVAVAHNIAVASGAVSAPFQRPTLESVCLAEYGETGIVYVAIPVLPDPSLEEPQNSYALKGRWVVWGKELLEYYFMVKMRWGLGMPWFERLGLRILFQVNIAKPYTYTSLTTTS